TACCTGGTCACCTACAGCCAGCCGGCCAACCAGTTCATGCGCGGCACCAGCACGGTGCGCGACGATGTCGGCGACGGGGCCTGCGAAACGGTCTTCGTCACCGATTTTTCCATCCTGCAACGCGCCAACCGGATATGGCAGGCCGTGAACCCGCTGACATTCGTGGCCACCATTGTGTTCCTGGCCGCCGCGCTGCTGCTGTGAGCGGAGTAGGACAAGCATGACCTGGAAGAAAACCCTCTGGCTGGCATTTTTCATCCTGCTGGGCACACTGCTGGTCGTCCATTTTATCGTTTTCCGCCAGCGCATCCGCATGCAGGCGGTGGAGATCATGGGAGTCCGTTCAGTGTTCCCGGCCGGCGATTTTTCGGCGATCCGCGACGCGAAAAACGGCTGGCAGGGTTACGGCTTTGTCCGTCATTTTCGGTTGTTTTATAGAACGTCGGCCAAGGCCGGCGATGATTTCCGCGAACTGGTCCGCGATAATTTCGGACGCTCGCCGCTGAAACAGGATCTCGACTTATTCGGCGGCGGCACCTATGTCCTGCAGAAAGCCGGGAAAGGGTACCGCATGTTCTGCCTTTTCTTCCGCAACGGCGCGACTTACTGGGCCGACATGGTTTCCCCCGACTCGCTGCACTTCGCCTGCCAGGCATTCGAAAGGTTCATCCTCGGGCTGGAGATCGACGGTGAAAAAACCTCCCCGGCCGTGGCCGGGCAGATCTTTTTCCTCCATGAACGAATATCCCCGTTCTTCATGCAAACGCCCGGCCAGCTGCTGGCGATGATGGGAGTGATCTTTGCGCTGGTCATGCTTATCGTTGTCGCCTTCAACCGATTCAGTGGCTCATGCCCTCGCCGGCACGATATGGCGGCAACCCTGTGCACTCCATGGGCGACGCTGGTGTCCAAAGGATTCGGCCGGCGCCAGGTCACCGCCTGCTGTCTCTGCCTTGAAGGCGAATCGCTGGTGATCTATCGCTTTCGCCGTCTTTTTCTCGAGATCGACTTGCGCAGCGAAAGGCAGCATATCGATTGGAAAAAGAATTCATTATACTACAAGAATTTCCGGGTGATTTTATCTGAAGACGAATTTCAGAATTGGCGCTTGCGCACTATTTGAAATTGTTGGGGCGGGTAGTTTCGTACCGCCGCCGGCACGGCATTTCGCCCAATCAACGCATCAAATCATCGAGGCTTTTTTATCGCGTTTTTCCTTTTTCTTCAGCTTTTTTTCTTTGACCGACAATTTCGGCTTGTTGCTTTTTTCTTTACCCTTGTCTTTGTCTTTTGCCATGGTGGATTCTCCTTTCATGGTCCGATGCCATGGATTATATCATAAACAATGGCGCCGGCAAATGCCAGAACGGACGGGGATGGCTTTGGCGAATCCGCGAAAGGGGAGGGAAACGCGAACTCTAGGGAGAAAATCGAATATATTTTATCGATCGACATGACTTAAATTTAGGTTATAAACAGAAACACCTATAATTACGGTTCTGTTGACATTTCAAAAAAAAGGTATAGAATATGACACATAAAATAAATTTGATATGTGAGGAAGGTCATGATCGCTATTGTCACCATCTTCAAGGCCCTGGCCGACGATACGCGGCTGCGGGTGCTGAAGCTGCTGGGCCGCGGCGAGTTGTGCGTCTGCGAGATCGCCGCCGCCCTGGACATGGAGCAGCCGCGCCTCTCGTTCCATCTGCGCATCCTGAAGGAGGCGGGCATCGTACAAGTCCGGCGCCAGGAGCGCTGGATCCTCTACCGCCTGAACGAGGGCGACCTGTTCATCCGTTTCCTGCTGCTGGCCATCGCCGAGCGGATTTCGGCCGAGCAAGCCGGCCTCGATCGGAAACGCCTGGCTGCCTTCGGAGGCCGCGAGAAGGCGTGCGCTCCCCAGCGCCCGGCGAAAAAGAAAGGGCGGCATGTTTAGCTGGATGCAGCGCTTGGTCGATTGGCTGGTCTACACGGTGCTGGGATTGCCCAATGGCTCCCGCGCCGCCAGCGCCCTCGACTTTTTCATCTTCGACACGGTTAAGATCTTCATCCTGCTCACGCTCATCGTCTTTGCCATCACCCTGGTGCGCGGCTTCTTCCCGCCCGAGCGCACCCGGCGCCTGTTGGCCGCCAAAAAAGGGAGCCGCCTGGTCGGGCATTTGCTGGCTGCGCTGCTGGGTATTGTCACTCCGTTCTGTTCCTGCTCGGCGGTGCCGCTGTTCATCGGCTTTGTCGAAGCCGGAATCCCGCTGGGCGTGACCGTCACCTACCTGGTGGCCGCGCCGATGGTCAACGAGGTCGCCCTGGG
Above is a window of Candidatus Aminicenantes bacterium DNA encoding:
- a CDS encoding metalloregulator ArsR/SmtB family transcription factor, which translates into the protein MIAIVTIFKALADDTRLRVLKLLGRGELCVCEIAAALDMEQPRLSFHLRILKEAGIVQVRRQERWILYRLNEGDLFIRFLLLAIAERISAEQAGLDRKRLAAFGGREKACAPQRPAKKKGRHV